In Xenorhabdus poinarii G6, the following are encoded in one genomic region:
- a CDS encoding helix-turn-helix domain-containing protein, with product MSKYSRELKIIIAKRCLAGNTSDKLSAEYSISSRQIRYWAQVVAIHGDNAFLPTSHSLCAVTKLQALKLMWTHDWSLTHTSAVLNLTTPGTLSVWLDKYNETGIKGLESPQRGRPPMKSRSKTPPKSDDEMTVKELKEELAYLRAENAVLKKLAELEQKKRPRAKKKR from the coding sequence ATGTCTAAATATAGTCGTGAGCTAAAAATCATTATTGCTAAACGATGTCTGGCAGGTAACACATCGGATAAGCTATCAGCGGAATATTCAATCTCTTCTCGACAAATTCGATACTGGGCTCAAGTTGTTGCCATTCATGGCGATAACGCCTTTTTGCCAACGTCTCACTCTCTTTGTGCTGTCACAAAACTCCAGGCTTTAAAATTAATGTGGACACATGATTGGTCCCTCACTCACACTAGTGCAGTTCTCAATTTAACGACTCCAGGTACCTTATCAGTCTGGCTTGATAAGTATAATGAAACCGGTATCAAAGGACTCGAAAGTCCTCAGCGAGGAAGACCCCCAATGAAATCCCGATCTAAAACCCCGCCGAAATCTGATGACGAAATGACAGTTAAGGAACTTAAAGAAGAATTAGCTTATTTGCGTGCAGAAAATGCGGTCCTAAAAAAGTTAGCAGAGCTGGAACAGAAGAAACGCCCACGAGCAAAGAAAAAGCGTTAA
- a CDS encoding MBL fold metallo-hydrolase encodes MKYHIIPVTMARQNCTLIWCEETQEAAIVDPGGNAEQLIAEIERRELKLTQILLTHGHYDHVGATVEVAKHFDVPVHGPHQGDAFWIEGLEIQCQMFGVEPCPSFTPDRWLDEGDTVQIGHIELSVLHCPGHTPGHIILANHAEKLISMGDVLFKGSIGRTDFPGGDYDELIQSIKEKVLPLGDEYQFIPGHGPMSTLGHERKTNPFLQD; translated from the coding sequence ATGAAATACCATATTATCCCTGTCACGATGGCAAGGCAAAATTGTACATTGATTTGGTGTGAAGAAACGCAGGAAGCTGCAATTGTTGATCCGGGGGGTAATGCCGAGCAACTTATTGCTGAAATTGAACGCCGTGAACTGAAACTTACACAAATTTTGCTGACACATGGTCATTACGACCACGTTGGCGCGACTGTTGAAGTTGCAAAGCATTTTGATGTGCCTGTTCATGGGCCGCATCAAGGCGATGCTTTTTGGATAGAAGGTCTGGAAATTCAGTGCCAAATGTTTGGTGTTGAACCCTGCCCCTCTTTTACGCCAGATCGTTGGTTGGATGAGGGAGATACAGTGCAAATTGGTCATATTGAATTATCGGTTTTGCATTGTCCGGGGCATACCCCAGGGCATATTATCCTTGCTAACCACGCTGAAAAATTGATCTCAATGGGGGATGTTTTGTTTAAGGGCAGCATTGGCCGCACGGATTTTCCTGGCGGGGATTATGATGAATTGATTCAATCGATTAAAGAAAAAGTGCTTCCTTTAGGCGATGAATATCAATTCATTCCCGGTCATGGGCCGATGTCAACCTTGGGACACGAACGGAAAACGAATCCATTCCTGCAAGATTGA
- a CDS encoding YcbK family protein produces MNDIDHDRRKWLGVGIVACGLSLLPQPALAILTKPRPRVLRFDNLHTGETLKTEFFDGHRYNSSELARLNYFFRDFRQNKIKMIDPKLFDQIYLLQIMMGINKPVQLISGYRSLTTNNRLRQISGGVAKHSYHTRGQAMDFHIDGVQLAHVRKAALKMRAGGVGFYPRSNFIHIDTGPVRTW; encoded by the coding sequence ATGAATGACATTGACCACGATCGCCGAAAATGGCTTGGCGTAGGTATAGTCGCCTGCGGATTAAGTTTATTACCTCAACCCGCTTTGGCCATATTGACCAAGCCTCGACCTAGAGTCTTACGTTTTGATAACCTGCATACGGGAGAAACGCTAAAAACTGAATTCTTTGATGGTCATCGGTATAATAGTTCAGAGTTAGCACGCCTGAATTATTTCTTTCGCGATTTTCGTCAAAATAAGATCAAAATGATTGATCCAAAGTTGTTTGATCAAATTTATTTATTACAAATAATGATGGGAATAAATAAACCTGTTCAATTAATTTCTGGTTATCGTTCATTGACGACAAATAATAGGTTACGTCAGATTAGTGGCGGAGTAGCGAAGCATAGCTACCATACCCGTGGGCAAGCGATGGATTTCCACATTGATGGTGTTCAGCTTGCCCATGTCCGTAAAGCGGCACTAAAAATGCGGGCAGGGGGGGTTGGTTTTTATCCAAGAAGTAATTTCATTCATATTGATACAGGCCCGGTCAGGACGTGGTAA
- the ldtD gene encoding L,D-transpeptidase: MAKNTVRLLKVSFISSALVVSEGVFANPKTGLPTNDTQLLSAEQKKENPLISLDKTLPGSPVFSVDENRKKLQSWLPQQIKPIFFERLVALYTDNKMKPLWSDEKAIKQFENQLVEMALAGFQPQFENWLVQLHSPELSDMGRDVILSDAMLGYLHFISHVNQKGTLWLYAKSPYKIELPPSPLINTWQQHISNNNTLSHVTNLLPDHFMYENMRKEMLNQLANKSPWPEFTFQGTLRPGQRSEHVITLRKILARSDGGASSVAKSDSKVYDKELIVAVKRFQALHGLSADGVIGKATKVWLNMTPQTRARIMALNIQRLRIIPGDILTGILVNIPNYSLFYYLDGKEALRSKVVVGRPGRKTPIMSNELNNVVINPPWNVPTSMTRKDIAPRAMRDPSYFSTRGYTVFSSWRSDAKVIHPSSIDWNIITPSRFPYRIRQAPGPTNSLGRFKFNMPNSEAIYLHDTPNQASFSREMRAVSSGCVRVNKAPELANMLLGDAGWDKAKVSGSLKTWSTKYVNIPKKIPVFLYYQTAWVDEEGKPQYRADIYDYDVNARQHSASLSKIL; the protein is encoded by the coding sequence ATGGCGAAGAATACGGTCAGATTACTGAAAGTTTCTTTCATCAGTAGCGCGTTAGTCGTATCAGAAGGCGTTTTTGCAAATCCAAAAACGGGGCTACCAACAAACGATACGCAACTATTATCAGCAGAACAAAAAAAAGAAAACCCCCTTATTTCGTTGGATAAGACGCTACCGGGTTCTCCAGTATTTTCTGTGGATGAAAATAGGAAAAAGTTGCAATCTTGGCTGCCGCAACAAATAAAACCGATATTCTTTGAGCGCTTAGTTGCTTTGTATACTGACAATAAAATGAAACCATTATGGTCAGATGAAAAAGCCATTAAACAGTTTGAGAATCAGTTGGTTGAAATGGCACTGGCGGGTTTTCAGCCCCAATTTGAAAATTGGTTGGTACAACTACACTCTCCTGAATTAAGTGATATGGGGCGTGATGTTATTTTATCTGATGCCATGTTAGGTTATCTCCATTTTATCAGTCACGTTAATCAAAAAGGAACGTTGTGGCTATATGCTAAATCGCCTTATAAAATTGAGTTGCCACCTTCTCCTTTAATCAATACATGGCAACAGCATATCAGTAATAATAATACCTTATCTCATGTGACGAATTTATTGCCGGATCACTTCATGTATGAAAATATGCGAAAGGAGATGTTGAATCAATTAGCGAATAAAAGCCCATGGCCTGAATTTACTTTTCAAGGGACGTTAAGACCTGGACAACGTAGTGAACATGTTATCACATTAAGGAAAATATTGGCTCGCTCAGATGGGGGGGCATCATCGGTTGCTAAATCCGATAGTAAGGTTTATGACAAAGAATTAATTGTGGCCGTAAAACGCTTTCAAGCTTTGCATGGACTATCAGCCGATGGCGTCATCGGTAAAGCAACTAAAGTATGGTTAAATATGACACCGCAAACCCGTGCCCGTATTATGGCATTAAATATTCAACGATTACGAATTATCCCTGGAGATATTCTTACCGGGATTTTAGTGAATATTCCTAATTACTCACTTTTCTATTATTTAGATGGCAAAGAAGCATTAAGGTCTAAAGTTGTCGTGGGGCGGCCTGGACGAAAAACTCCTATCATGAGTAATGAGTTGAATAATGTCGTTATCAACCCGCCGTGGAATGTGCCTACCAGTATGACGCGAAAAGATATTGCCCCAAGAGCAATGCGTGATCCCAGTTATTTTAGTACGCGTGGTTATACGGTTTTTTCCAGTTGGCGTTCCGATGCCAAAGTGATTCATCCTTCATCGATTGACTGGAATATCATAACGCCGAGTCGTTTCCCTTATCGTATCAGGCAAGCACCTGGGCCAACAAATTCATTGGGGCGTTTTAAGTTTAACATGCCAAATTCAGAAGCCATTTATTTACATGATACTCCCAATCAAGCATCCTTTAGCCGGGAAATGCGAGCGGTTAGCTCTGGTTGTGTACGTGTCAATAAAGCACCTGAGCTGGCTAATATGTTATTAGGCGATGCGGGATGGGATAAAGCTAAGGTGAGTGGTTCATTGAAAACATGGTCAACAAAATATGTTAATATCCCTAAAAAAATCCCGGTATTTCTCTATTATCAAACTGCCTGGGTTGATGAGGAAGGGAAACCACAATATCGAGCAGATATCTATGATTATGATGTCAATGCAAGACAACATTCAGCGTCGTTGTCAAAGATTTTGTGA
- the mukB gene encoding chromosome partition protein MukB, which produces MIERGKFRSLTLVNWNGFFARTFDLDELVTTLSGGNGAGKSTTMAAFVTALIPDLTLLHFRNTTEAGATSGSRDKGLHGKLRAGVCYSTLDIVNSRHQRIITGVRLQQVAGRDRKVDIKPFMIQGVPASIQPTQLLTENINGRQARVLPLNELRERLDEMDGVQFKQFNSIADYHALMFDLGVIPKRLRSASDRSKFYRLIEASLYGGISSAITRSLRDYLLPENSGVRKAFQDMEAALRENRITLEAIRVTQSDRDLFKHLITEATAYVSADYMRHTNERRVHLDEALALRSELLGSRRQLVAEQYRHVDMARELAEQSEASSDLEMDYQAASDHLNLVQTAMRQQEKIDRYQADIEELTYRLEEQSEVVEEAKERQAEYEALSEVAEQEVDELKSQLADYQQALDVQQTRAIQYQQALQALARARELCQLPDLSIENADEWQETYQAKAQQATETLLALEQKLSVADAAHSQFELAYQLVKNIVGEVSRSEAWQAARDVLREWSSQRHLAERVQPLRIQLAELEQRLNSQQNAERLLAEFCKRHNQQYQAEELDALQGELEARLEELSLSANESGERRIQIRQEFEQLKQKIQELTTRAPVWLAAQEALNQLCEQCNETFESSHDVTEYMQQLLEQEREITVERDDVATQKRELEKQIERLSQPSGAEDGRLLGLAERFGGVLLSEIYDDITLDDAPYFSALYGPARHAIVVPDLSLIRPHLDALEDCPDDLYLIEGDPQSFDDSVFHFEEQERAVLVKSSDRQWRYSRYPEVPLFGRAARENRQEALSLERDTLAERYATLSFDVQKIQRAHQAFSRFVGKHLSVAFDDDPEVDIRRLSQRRTELERELSQFDAQAQQHQQKLVQVKESLTVLNRLIPQIPILLDETLLDRVETVREEMSEAQDAARFLQQHSHALTKLEPLVSVLQNDPQQHEQLQKDYEAAKHSQNKAKQQAFALMEVVQRRAHFSYSDSAGMLSENSDLNDKLRQRLEYAEADRRRAREQLRQQQAQYAQFNQVLASLKSSYDTKQDMLQELKQEMSDIGVQADANAESRARERRDQLHAAVNTNRSRINQLEKQIAFCEAEMENLQKRLRKSERDYYQKREQVVSSKAGWCAVMRMVKDNGVERRLHRRELAYMGGDDLRSMSDKALGALRLAVADNEHLRDALRLSEDPKRPERKIQFFVAVYQHLRERIRQDIIRTDDPVDAIEQMEIELARLTEELTAREQKLAISSKSVANIIRKTIQREQNRIRMLNQGLQVVSFGQVGGVRLNVNVRESHALMLDVLSEQQEQHQDLFNSQRLTFSEAMAKLYQRLNPQIDMGQRLPQTIGEELLDYRNYLELEVEVNRGSDGWLKAESGALSTGEAIGTGMSILVMVVQSWEEESRRLRGKDISPCRLLFLDEAARLDAKSIATLFELCERLQMQLIIAAPENISPEKGTTYKLVRKIFNNQEHVHVVGLRGFGQDIPASEQTHTQSLAILQD; this is translated from the coding sequence ATGATTGAACGCGGTAAATTTCGCTCACTGACGTTAGTTAATTGGAATGGTTTTTTTGCCAGAACGTTTGACCTTGACGAACTCGTGACAACCTTATCCGGCGGTAACGGTGCGGGTAAATCAACCACTATGGCGGCATTTGTGACCGCCTTGATCCCTGATTTAACGCTACTCCATTTCCGCAATACAACAGAAGCAGGGGCAACCAGTGGCTCGCGCGATAAAGGGCTTCACGGTAAGCTGCGCGCAGGTGTCTGTTATTCCACGCTGGATATTGTGAATTCTCGTCATCAACGGATTATCACGGGCGTACGCTTACAACAAGTCGCCGGACGGGATCGCAAAGTTGATATTAAGCCATTTATGATTCAGGGCGTTCCTGCATCCATTCAGCCAACACAGTTACTGACTGAAAATATCAACGGACGTCAGGCTCGGGTTCTGCCGTTGAACGAACTGAGAGAACGTCTTGATGAGATGGACGGTGTTCAGTTCAAACAATTTAACTCGATTGCGGATTACCATGCCTTAATGTTTGATTTGGGCGTGATCCCAAAACGCTTACGTTCAGCGAGCGACCGTAGCAAGTTTTATCGTCTGATAGAAGCATCGCTGTACGGGGGGATTTCCAGTGCGATTACCCGCTCATTGCGTGATTATTTACTGCCGGAAAATAGCGGTGTCAGAAAAGCCTTTCAGGATATGGAAGCAGCGTTGCGTGAAAACCGTATTACGCTGGAAGCTATTCGGGTTACGCAGTCTGACCGTGATCTTTTCAAACATCTCATTACTGAAGCCACAGCTTATGTTTCTGCGGACTATATGCGCCATACCAACGAACGCCGCGTTCATCTGGATGAAGCATTGGCTTTGCGCAGTGAATTATTGGGTAGCCGTCGTCAATTAGTGGCTGAACAATATCGCCATGTTGATATGGCGAGAGAGCTGGCAGAACAAAGCGAAGCCTCTTCTGACTTAGAAATGGATTATCAGGCGGCCAGTGATCACCTGAATCTGGTTCAAACAGCGATGCGTCAGCAGGAGAAAATTGATCGTTATCAAGCTGATATTGAAGAGTTGACTTATCGGCTGGAAGAGCAGAGCGAAGTTGTAGAAGAGGCGAAAGAGCGCCAGGCAGAATATGAAGCTTTATCTGAGGTAGCAGAACAAGAAGTTGATGAACTGAAAAGCCAGCTTGCAGATTACCAACAAGCACTGGACGTACAGCAAACCCGTGCTATTCAGTATCAGCAAGCGCTACAAGCATTAGCACGTGCCCGTGAACTGTGTCAGCTGCCGGATCTGTCGATAGAAAATGCTGACGAATGGCAGGAAACCTATCAGGCTAAAGCACAGCAGGCGACAGAAACTTTACTGGCGCTGGAGCAGAAGTTGAGTGTTGCTGATGCGGCTCATAGTCAATTTGAGCTGGCTTACCAACTGGTAAAAAATATTGTGGGTGAAGTCAGCCGCAGTGAAGCGTGGCAAGCGGCTCGTGACGTTTTGCGTGAATGGTCGTCTCAGCGCCATTTAGCTGAGCGAGTTCAACCGTTACGTATCCAGTTGGCTGAATTAGAGCAACGTCTGAATAGCCAGCAAAATGCAGAACGTTTGCTGGCAGAATTCTGTAAACGTCACAACCAGCAATATCAGGCAGAAGAGTTAGACGCATTGCAGGGTGAATTGGAAGCTCGGTTGGAAGAATTGAGTTTAAGCGCTAACGAAAGTGGTGAACGCCGTATACAAATACGTCAGGAGTTCGAACAGCTCAAGCAAAAAATTCAGGAGCTGACAACGCGGGCACCAGTGTGGTTGGCGGCACAGGAGGCTTTAAACCAGCTTTGTGAGCAGTGTAATGAGACGTTTGAAAGTAGTCACGATGTGACTGAATACATGCAACAATTGCTTGAACAAGAGCGCGAAATTACGGTTGAACGTGATGATGTTGCGACACAAAAACGTGAGTTGGAAAAACAGATTGAGCGCCTGAGTCAGCCGAGTGGTGCCGAAGATGGCCGTTTACTTGGATTAGCGGAGCGCTTTGGTGGTGTGTTATTGTCTGAAATTTATGATGACATTACCCTTGATGATGCGCCTTATTTCTCGGCATTGTATGGGCCAGCCCGTCACGCAATCGTCGTCCCCGATCTCTCACTGATTCGCCCTCATCTGGACGCATTGGAAGACTGTCCCGACGATCTCTATTTGATTGAGGGAGATCCGCAATCGTTCGACGATAGCGTATTCCATTTCGAAGAGCAGGAAAGGGCGGTGCTGGTGAAATCATCTGATCGCCAATGGCGTTATTCCCGTTATCCTGAAGTGCCATTGTTTGGACGGGCGGCCAGAGAAAATCGTCAGGAAGCACTCAGTCTTGAGCGTGATACGCTGGCAGAGCGTTATGCAACACTTTCATTCGATGTTCAGAAAATTCAGCGTGCGCATCAGGCTTTCAGTCGTTTTGTGGGTAAACATCTTTCTGTTGCATTTGATGATGATCCTGAAGTAGACATTCGCCGTTTGAGTCAGCGTCGCACTGAATTGGAACGTGAGCTATCTCAATTTGACGCTCAGGCTCAGCAGCATCAGCAGAAGCTTGTTCAGGTGAAAGAGAGCCTGACAGTATTAAATCGTCTGATCCCACAAATCCCGATTTTATTGGATGAAACCCTGTTGGATCGCGTCGAAACTGTTCGTGAAGAAATGAGTGAAGCTCAGGACGCTGCGCGCTTCCTGCAACAACACAGTCATGCACTGACCAAACTTGAACCATTGGTGTCTGTTTTACAAAATGATCCGCAGCAACATGAACAGTTGCAGAAAGATTATGAAGCAGCGAAACACAGTCAAAATAAAGCGAAGCAACAAGCCTTTGCTTTAATGGAAGTGGTACAACGTCGCGCGCATTTCAGTTACAGCGATTCTGCGGGCATGCTCAGTGAAAATAGTGATTTGAACGACAAACTGCGCCAGCGTCTTGAATACGCAGAAGCTGATCGCCGTCGTGCCCGAGAACAGTTGCGTCAGCAGCAGGCTCAATATGCACAGTTCAATCAGGTACTGGCATCACTAAAAAGTTCTTATGACACTAAGCAGGATATGTTGCAAGAACTTAAGCAGGAGATGAGCGATATCGGTGTCCAGGCAGATGCCAACGCAGAAAGCCGTGCCCGTGAACGTCGTGATCAGCTTCATGCCGCTGTAAACACTAACCGTTCCCGCATCAATCAGCTTGAGAAACAGATCGCATTTTGTGAAGCGGAAATGGAAAACCTCCAGAAGAGGTTGCGTAAATCTGAGCGTGACTATTACCAGAAACGTGAGCAGGTGGTTTCTTCTAAAGCCGGCTGGTGTGCCGTCATGCGTATGGTAAAAGACAACGGTGTCGAGCGTCGCTTACATCGTCGCGAACTGGCCTATATGGGGGGCGATGATCTGCGTTCAATGTCAGATAAGGCACTGGGGGCGTTGCGTCTGGCGGTGGCCGATAATGAACACCTGCGCGATGCGTTACGTTTATCTGAAGATCCGAAACGTCCAGAGCGTAAAATTCAATTTTTCGTTGCCGTTTACCAACATCTGCGTGAGCGTATTCGTCAGGATATTATCCGTACCGATGATCCGGTCGATGCGATTGAACAGATGGAAATTGAGCTGGCACGTTTGACGGAAGAATTGACTGCCCGTGAGCAAAAACTGGCAATTAGTTCCAAGAGTGTGGCGAATATCATCCGTAAAACCATTCAGCGTGAACAGAACCGTATTCGTATGCTGAATCAGGGGCTACAGGTGGTTTCTTTTGGACAGGTTGGTGGTGTTCGTCTGAATGTCAATGTGCGCGAAAGTCACGCTCTTATGCTGGATGTCCTTTCTGAGCAACAGGAACAGCATCAGGATCTGTTCAACAGCCAGCGCTTGACCTTCTCAGAAGCGATGGCGAAGCTGTATCAGCGCCTGAATCCACAAATCGACATGGGACAGCGTTTGCCTCAGACGATTGGCGAAGAATTACTGGATTACCGTAATTACCTTGAGCTGGAGGTTGAAGTTAACCGAGGTTCAGATGGTTGGCTGAAAGCAGAAAGTGGCGCGTTGTCGACAGGGGAAGCGATTGGTACGGGGATGTCTATTCTGGTTATGGTCGTGCAGAGCTGGGAAGAAGAATCGCGTCGTTTGCGTGGTAAAGATATTTCACCTTGTCGATTGCTGTTCCTTGATGAAGCTGCCCGATTAGATGCAAAATCAATTGCAACATTGTTTGAGTTATGTGAACGCTTACAGATGCAGTTAATTATTGCGGCACCGGAAAATATCAGCCCGGAGAAAGGGACTACCTATAAATTGGTACGTAAGATTTTCAATAATCAGGAACATGTACACGTTGTGGGATTACGGGGTTTTGGGCAAGATATTCCGGCGTCTGAACAGACGCACACACAATCCCTGGCGATATTACAGGACTAA
- the mukE gene encoding chromosome partition protein MukE produces the protein MSSTHIEQFMPVKLAQALSNTLFPELDSQLRAGRHISLDNLDNHAFLMDFQEELEIFYARYNVELIRAPEGFFYLRPRATTLIPRSVLSELDMMVGKILCYLYLSPERLSNQGIFTFQELYEELLSLADENKLVKLVNQRSTGSDLDKQKVQEKARTSLNRLRRLGMVYFLQNDSNKFMITEAVFRFGADVRSGDDPREAQLRMIRDGEAMLVEGETSQEGNEHEEVSGHSAEGVGDEQS, from the coding sequence ATGTCATCGACACATATTGAACAGTTTATGCCAGTGAAACTGGCTCAGGCATTATCCAATACGCTTTTTCCTGAATTAGATAGCCAGCTACGTGCCGGGCGTCATATTAGTCTGGATAATCTTGATAATCATGCTTTTCTGATGGATTTTCAGGAAGAGTTGGAAATATTTTATGCGCGTTATAACGTCGAGTTAATCCGTGCACCAGAAGGTTTTTTCTATCTGCGTCCCCGTGCAACGACGCTGATCCCACGCTCTGTTTTGTCCGAATTGGATATGATGGTGGGTAAGATCCTGTGTTACCTCTACCTTAGCCCTGAACGCCTGTCCAATCAGGGAATATTTACCTTTCAGGAACTGTACGAAGAACTCCTGTCATTAGCAGACGAAAATAAGCTAGTGAAATTAGTTAACCAACGGTCGACAGGTTCAGATTTAGATAAACAGAAAGTGCAGGAAAAAGCACGCACATCGTTAAACCGTTTGCGTCGTCTGGGGATGGTTTATTTTCTGCAAAACGACAGTAACAAATTTATGATTACCGAAGCTGTATTTCGCTTCGGTGCGGATGTACGCAGCGGTGATGACCCACGTGAAGCACAATTACGGATGATCCGTGATGGTGAAGCCATGCTGGTAGAAGGGGAAACATCGCAGGAAGGTAATGAACATGAAGAAGTATCAGGGCATTCAGCAGAAGGTGTGGGGGATGAGCAGTCATGA
- the mukF gene encoding chromosome partition protein MukF, with protein MSEYSQTVPELVSWARKNDFSISLPPERLAFLLAIAVLNGERFDGEMSEGELVDAFREVCKGFEQTAETVSVRANNAINDMVRQKLLNRFTSELAEGNAIYRLTPLGIGISDYYIRQREFSTLRLSMQLSIVANELHRAAEAAEEGGDEFHWHRNVFAPLKYSVAEIFDSIDMSQRLMDEQQNSVKADIAALLNQDWQAAIANCEQLLSETSGTLRELQDTLEAAGDKLQANLLRIQAANMDSGGSELVDNLIFDLQNKLDRIISWGQQAIDLWIGYDRHVHKFIRTAIDMDKNRIFAQRLRQSIQHYFDNPWALTVANAERFLDMRDEELTLRNEEVMGELPPEMEYEEFSEINERLAEMIEQALAVYQQAKRPLDLGAVLRDYLIQYPRKRHFDVARILVDQAVRLGVAEADFSGLPAEWLAINDYGAKVQAHVIDTY; from the coding sequence ATGAGTGAATATTCCCAGACTGTTCCTGAACTTGTGTCCTGGGCCAGAAAAAATGACTTTTCAATTTCATTACCCCCGGAGCGGTTAGCTTTTTTGTTGGCTATTGCGGTGCTGAATGGTGAACGGTTCGATGGTGAAATGAGTGAAGGAGAGCTGGTGGATGCTTTCCGTGAAGTGTGTAAAGGTTTTGAGCAGACGGCTGAAACGGTATCCGTCAGGGCGAATAATGCTATCAATGATATGGTTCGCCAGAAATTACTTAACCGTTTTACCAGTGAATTGGCGGAAGGTAATGCTATCTATCGCCTGACACCATTGGGAATCGGTATCAGCGATTACTATATTCGTCAGCGTGAATTTTCCACGTTGCGCCTTTCCATGCAGTTATCCATCGTTGCCAATGAATTACATCGGGCGGCTGAGGCAGCCGAAGAAGGTGGTGATGAATTCCATTGGCATCGCAATGTTTTTGCCCCTCTCAAATATTCTGTCGCTGAAATTTTCGATAGCATTGATATGTCGCAGCGCTTAATGGATGAACAGCAAAATAGCGTAAAAGCGGATATTGCTGCGCTACTGAATCAAGACTGGCAAGCTGCTATCGCTAATTGTGAACAACTGCTGTCTGAAACTTCCGGCACATTACGGGAACTCCAGGATACCCTGGAAGCCGCCGGGGATAAATTGCAGGCCAACCTACTGCGCATTCAAGCTGCGAATATGGACAGTGGTGGATCTGAACTGGTGGATAATCTGATCTTTGACTTACAAAATAAGTTGGATCGTATTATCAGTTGGGGGCAACAGGCCATTGATTTATGGATAGGTTATGACCGTCACGTTCACAAATTTATCCGAACCGCGATTGATATGGACAAAAACCGCATTTTTGCCCAGCGCCTTCGTCAATCCATCCAACACTATTTTGATAATCCATGGGCGTTGACCGTCGCGAATGCAGAACGTTTTCTGGATATGCGTGATGAAGAACTGACTCTGCGTAATGAAGAGGTAATGGGAGAATTACCACCCGAAATGGAATATGAAGAGTTTAGTGAAATCAATGAGCGGCTGGCTGAAATGATAGAACAGGCGCTGGCGGTTTATCAACAGGCAAAACGTCCTTTGGATTTAGGGGCTGTCCTGCGCGATTACCTTATTCAGTATCCACGCAAACGTCATTTTGATGTGGCACGTATTTTGGTGGATCAGGCGGTAAGGTTGGGCGTTGCAGAAGCGGATTTCTCTGGGTTACCAGCGGAATGGTTAGCGATTAATGATTACGGAGCCAAGGTGCAGGCACATGTCATCGACACATATTGA
- the cmoM gene encoding tRNA uridine 5-oxyacetic acid(34) methyltransferase CmoM — protein MRDRNFDDIADKFSRNIYGTTKGKIRQAVVWQDLNELLNHLPQRPLRILDAGGGEGNMACQLAELGHQVILCDLSEEMIQRAEHNAKERGVLHQMQFIQSSVQEIHQHIEQPVDLILFHAVLEWITDQKEAIETLGNRITPGGALSLMFYNANGLVMRNAILGNFHLATPDIQRRRKRSLTPQNPLVPEQVYQWLTEFKMEITGKTGVRVFHDYLQSRQLQNADFPALLELEQRYCRQEPYISLGRYIHVMARKLP, from the coding sequence ATGCGGGATCGCAATTTCGATGATATTGCAGACAAATTTTCGCGTAATATTTACGGCACAACTAAGGGTAAAATCAGGCAGGCCGTTGTCTGGCAGGATCTTAATGAATTGCTGAACCATTTGCCTCAACGTCCTTTACGCATTTTAGATGCCGGGGGCGGTGAAGGGAATATGGCTTGCCAATTAGCAGAATTGGGGCATCAAGTCATACTTTGTGACCTCTCAGAAGAAATGATCCAGCGAGCAGAACATAACGCCAAAGAGCGAGGTGTTCTCCATCAGATGCAATTTATCCAAAGCTCAGTACAAGAAATTCACCAGCATATTGAACAGCCCGTGGATCTGATACTATTTCACGCTGTATTAGAATGGATAACGGATCAAAAAGAGGCAATAGAAACATTGGGAAATAGAATAACGCCCGGTGGGGCACTTTCATTAATGTTTTATAATGCTAATGGATTGGTTATGCGTAATGCCATCCTGGGGAATTTTCATCTGGCAACACCTGATATTCAGCGTCGTCGGAAACGTTCTCTGACGCCACAGAATCCACTAGTACCAGAACAGGTATATCAGTGGTTGACTGAATTCAAGATGGAAATCACAGGTAAAACAGGCGTGAGGGTTTTTCACGATTACCTGCAAAGTCGCCAATTACAAAACGCCGATTTTCCAGCGTTGCTTGAACTTGAACAACGTTATTGTAGACAGGAGCCCTATATCAGCCTGGGGCGCTACATTCATGTGATGGCACGCAAGCTACCTTAA